The Candidatus Manganitrophaceae bacterium region AGTTCAAAGGAACCGTCCCCTTCATTGTCAGGCGAGCACCGGTCTGGTATAGTTTCTTACGGACCCCTTCGAGACAAACCTTCAAAACGATATGAATCGGAAGACAACCTGGGATTTTATCGCTCTTCTCCTGGCGCTGGTCGGCGGCCTCTACGGCACGCTGCGGCTCTTCTCCGGAGCGGTCCAGACGGAGACGTTCGTTCTCCTCGCCCTCGCCTGGACTTTTTTAGCGTCGATTTACTTTAGAGAAACCGCGCCGCAAAAAAATCCCACCCGTAAAATCGTTTTCCTCAGCCTCCTCCTTCTCCCAATCCTTATTGTGAGCGGCTTCGTCCGATCGGGCCGCCCCTCAATCGACCGCCGACCGGTCGGCACGCCGATCAGCTCCCTCGAAGGGGAAGTCGACGATTTCAGAGAAGCGTTGAAGCGCGAGCCGCTTTCGGCGATCACCTGGTATTCCCTCGGCGACGCTTATCGAAAGCGGCAGGAGGACGAGGCAGCGATCGCCAGCTATGGAAATGCCATCGCGCTGAAAGAAGATTTTGCCGAGGCATATAATCGGCGCGGGATGATCTATGTCGAAAAGAAGGGAGAGGTTCGAAAAGGAATCGACGATTTCGATCGGGCGATCCAACACAACACCAACTATGCGGAGGCTTATTACAACCGAG contains the following coding sequences:
- a CDS encoding tetratricopeptide repeat protein, translated to MNRKTTWDFIALLLALVGGLYGTLRLFSGAVQTETFVLLALAWTFLASIYFRETAPQKNPTRKIVFLSLLLLPILIVSGFVRSGRPSIDRRPVGTPISSLEGEVDDFREALKREPLSAITWYSLGDAYRKRQEDEAAIASYGNAIALKEDFAEAYNRRGMIYVEKKGEVRKGIDDFDRAIQHNTNYAEAYYNRGNAFVLIDDPDRAILDYSRALDLKPNYAEAYASRSLAYMGKGDKEAALSDYQKALKLATDPSLRKEIMKGLHDAMTM